In a genomic window of Candidatus Thiothrix sulfatifontis:
- a CDS encoding DUF1311 domain-containing protein, with protein MRYVLAVAVTVMVALPVQAKTAQDTIELTTESCLTTNDSTAGMLECFSRAEKEWDTELNRVYKALQSQLKPAAQDALKQAQRAWMAQRDKEFELINAIHQQMDGTMWIAVMAGKRADVVKTRALALQEYLDLLTEGAQ; from the coding sequence ATGCGATACGTGTTAGCGGTGGCAGTTACGGTAATGGTTGCCTTGCCGGTGCAAGCGAAAACGGCTCAGGATACGATTGAGCTGACCACGGAAAGTTGTCTGACCACCAACGATTCCACCGCCGGGATGTTGGAATGTTTCAGCCGTGCTGAAAAAGAGTGGGATACGGAACTCAACCGCGTCTACAAAGCCTTGCAAAGTCAACTCAAGCCAGCAGCGCAAGATGCCCTCAAACAGGCTCAGCGGGCATGGATGGCGCAGCGTGATAAGGAATTCGAGCTAATCAATGCGATCCACCAGCAAATGGATGGCACAATGTGGATTGCGGTGATGGCAGGTAAACGCGCCGATGTGGTTAAAACACGGGCGTTGGCGTTGCAGGAATATCTGGATTTGCTGACTGAAGGGGCGCAATAA
- the trxA gene encoding thioredoxin, with amino-acid sequence MATMEMTAQDFEETITTNDIVVIDFWAPWCGPCRSFAPIFEKVSDNHTDIVFAKVNTEEEQELAGHFQIRSIPTLMIFREQVILFAEAGMLSEPQLEQVIAKVRELDMAKVQADIAAQQVSAAE; translated from the coding sequence ATGGCAACTATGGAAATGACCGCGCAGGATTTTGAAGAAACCATCACCACCAATGACATCGTGGTCATTGATTTCTGGGCACCTTGGTGTGGGCCGTGCCGGTCTTTCGCCCCGATTTTTGAAAAAGTGTCTGATAACCACACTGACATTGTGTTTGCGAAAGTGAATACTGAGGAAGAACAGGAGTTGGCGGGGCATTTCCAGATTCGTTCCATCCCGACGCTTATGATTTTCCGTGAACAGGTGATCTTGTTTGCAGAAGCGGGGATGTTGAGCGAACCGCAACTGGAGCAAGTGATTGCCAAGGTACGCGAGCTGGATATGGCGAAAGTTCAGGCAGATATTGCCGCTCAACAAGTGTCAGCGGCAGAATAA
- a CDS encoding SPOR domain-containing protein yields MYQLLIVLLLMNASVFTWNAVLSPDAQEVRPALIEPTIPALELRQDVDDVVYSSATAGTQSSCYSIGPYNSEKAAKLVADKVLAFGLDAAIRKKSRMQTLNFFVYIPPSPDYAQAEQTAQDIAKNDVRDVQIITQGPYQNAISLGSFTNLNKAKRHAEYIRYLGYDAQYTEQQASLDVFWVDYDEPFGSNAPVQAWSVAVDLTSEVQRIPRACR; encoded by the coding sequence ATGTACCAGTTGTTAATTGTGCTGTTATTGATGAACGCATCCGTGTTCACTTGGAATGCGGTGCTATCGCCGGATGCGCAGGAGGTTCGCCCGGCCTTGATTGAGCCAACCATCCCTGCGCTGGAATTGCGTCAAGATGTGGATGATGTGGTGTACAGTAGCGCCACCGCAGGCACGCAAAGCAGTTGTTACAGCATTGGTCCGTATAACAGCGAAAAAGCGGCGAAGTTGGTGGCGGATAAAGTGCTTGCTTTCGGGCTGGATGCGGCGATACGCAAAAAGAGTCGGATGCAGACCCTGAATTTTTTCGTGTACATTCCGCCATCACCTGATTACGCGCAAGCGGAACAAACTGCGCAAGATATTGCCAAAAATGATGTACGCGATGTGCAAATTATCACGCAAGGGCCGTATCAGAATGCCATTTCCCTCGGCTCTTTCACTAATTTAAACAAAGCGAAACGCCACGCCGAATACATCCGTTATTTGGGGTATGACGCGCAATACACCGAACAACAAGCCTCTCTCGACGTTTTTTGGGTGGATTATGACGAGCCATTCGGCAGCAATGCCCCGGTACAGGCGTGGAGTGTTGCCGTCGATTTAACCTCTGAAGTGCAACGCATCCCGCGTGCTTGCCGCTAA
- a CDS encoding type III pantothenate kinase — protein MVLLVDAGNSRLKWSELDASGNISAQQALAYGERPALAAFLDLLDAYPAVGHITLVHVLTHLFAESVQEACAQRGIHLHSVRSVACAYGIRNGYQQAAALGADRFVGLVAAQHLAAGEASIVIDCGTAITLDALEQDGRHLGGLILPGLRLSAEALIARAQGRLSLSFEQPTIVADSTGRAIGSGCLFGVIGAIEGICTRMQQILSTPVVRILTGGDAEYLRSWLHGDYVLQPDLLMQGLAYITEQEACTSC, from the coding sequence ATGGTGTTGCTGGTAGATGCAGGCAATTCACGCCTGAAATGGTCGGAGCTGGATGCGAGTGGAAACATTTCTGCGCAGCAAGCGCTGGCTTATGGCGAACGTCCTGCGTTGGCAGCGTTTTTGGATTTGCTGGATGCCTATCCCGCCGTGGGGCATATTACCTTGGTGCATGTATTGACGCATTTGTTTGCGGAGAGTGTGCAAGAAGCGTGTGCGCAGCGCGGTATTCATCTGCACAGTGTGCGTTCGGTGGCGTGTGCGTATGGCATTCGCAATGGCTATCAGCAAGCGGCGGCATTGGGAGCAGACCGTTTTGTCGGTTTGGTGGCAGCACAACACTTAGCGGCAGGTGAAGCTAGTATTGTGATTGATTGCGGGACGGCGATCACGCTGGATGCGTTGGAACAGGACGGGCGGCATTTGGGCGGTTTGATTTTGCCCGGTTTGCGCTTGTCAGCAGAGGCGTTGATTGCGCGGGCGCAAGGCAGGCTGTCGTTGTCGTTTGAACAACCGACGATTGTGGCGGACAGTACCGGCAGGGCGATTGGCAGCGGTTGTTTGTTTGGGGTAATCGGGGCGATTGAAGGCATTTGTACGCGGATGCAGCAAATCTTGTCTACTCCTGTGGTGCGGATTTTGACGGGTGGTGATGCGGAATATTTACGCTCATGGCTGCACGGGGATTATGTGTTGCAACCCGATTTGCTGATGCAGGGCTTGGCTTATATTACGGAGCAGGAAGCATGTACCAGTTGTTAA
- the aroC gene encoding chorismate synthase, with product MSGNTFGKLFSVTSFGESHGPAIGCIVDGCPPGLALTASDIQIDLDRRKPGQSRHTTQRREADAVQILSGVFEGKTTGTTIALLIHNTDQRSKDYGDIMDRFRPGHADYTYYKKYGFRDYRGGGRSSARETAMRVAAGSIAKKWLLERYGVVIRGYLSQLGPIVAETLDWDEIANNPFFCPDASKVQPMEEYMDALRKEGNSVGAKITTVASNVPPGWGEPIFDRLDADIAHAMMSINAAKGVEIGAGFDCVAQKGTEHRDEITMDGFLSNHSGGVLGGISSGQEIIVHTAFKPTSSMRLPGRTVNLDGEAVEVITKGRHDPCVGIRATPICEAMLAITLMDHALRHRGQNADVTTDLPDIPASA from the coding sequence ATGTCAGGAAATACTTTTGGAAAACTGTTTTCCGTGACCTCCTTCGGTGAGAGTCACGGCCCCGCAATCGGTTGCATCGTGGATGGCTGCCCGCCCGGACTCGCCCTCACTGCAAGCGATATTCAAATTGACCTTGATCGGCGCAAGCCAGGGCAAAGTCGCCACACCACCCAGCGGCGCGAAGCCGATGCGGTGCAAATCCTATCGGGCGTGTTTGAGGGTAAAACCACGGGTACGACGATTGCGCTGCTCATCCACAACACGGATCAGCGCTCGAAGGATTACGGCGACATTATGGATCGCTTCCGCCCCGGTCATGCCGATTACACGTATTACAAAAAATACGGCTTCCGCGATTACCGTGGGGGAGGACGTTCATCTGCCCGCGAAACGGCGATGCGTGTCGCTGCCGGGTCGATTGCCAAGAAGTGGTTGCTGGAACGTTACGGCGTGGTGATTCGCGGCTATTTGTCGCAACTCGGCCCCATCGTTGCAGAAACCTTGGATTGGGACGAAATCGCCAATAATCCATTTTTCTGCCCCGATGCCAGCAAAGTGCAGCCGATGGAAGAGTACATGGATGCCTTGCGCAAAGAAGGCAATTCCGTCGGGGCGAAAATCACCACGGTCGCCTCCAACGTACCACCCGGTTGGGGTGAACCGATTTTCGATCGGCTGGATGCGGATATTGCCCACGCGATGATGTCGATCAATGCCGCAAAGGGCGTGGAAATCGGCGCAGGTTTCGACTGTGTGGCGCAAAAAGGCACGGAACACCGCGATGAAATTACGATGGATGGTTTCCTCAGTAACCATTCCGGGGGTGTATTGGGCGGCATTTCGTCGGGGCAGGAGATCATTGTGCATACGGCGTTCAAACCAACGTCCAGTATGCGTTTGCCGGGGCGTACCGTGAATTTGGATGGCGAAGCGGTGGAAGTGATTACCAAAGGCCGCCATGACCCGTGTGTGGGGATTCGTGCGACGCCGATTTGCGAGGCGATGTTGGCGATCACCTTGATGGATCATGCGTTGCGGCATCGCGGGCAGAATGCGGATGTGACGACGGATTTACCGGATATTCCCGCTTCAGCATGA
- a CDS encoding AAA family ATPase → MSTEPTGKYYFLSRQRRFGKSLTLSVIKYLYSGRRELFADLWIESQWDWDKTQPVLHFSFIHIDYQGSGLDASLYTQISPPPTH, encoded by the coding sequence ATGTCAACAGAGCCTACGGGCAAGTATTACTTTTTGTCGCGTCAGCGCCGTTTTGGTAAGTCACTGACGCTTTCAGTTATCAAGTACCTCTACAGCGGGCGGCGTGAGCTGTTTGCGGACTTGTGGATTGAATCGCAGTGGGACTGGGACAAGACCCAGCCAGTGTTGCATTTTTCCTTTATCCACATTGACTATCAGGGGAGCGGTCTTGATGCATCTCTTTATACACAAATCAGTCCTCCCCCAACTCACTAG
- the mpl gene encoding UDP-N-acetylmuramate:L-alanyl-gamma-D-glutamyl-meso-diaminopimelate ligase: MKIHILGICGTFMGGIALLARAQGHEVTGADTNVYPPMSTMLAEQGVDILQGYQAQDFPADADAIVVGNVMRRGLEVVEHLLDHNLPYTSGPQWLGENILRERWVLAVAGTHGKTTTASMLAWILEYAGLKPGFLIGGVPQNFGVSARLGDSPFFVVEADEYDTAFFDKRSKFVHYHPRTVILNNLEYDHADIFPDVQAIKTQFHHLMRTVPGSGLAVVNAQDANLSDTLAMGCWTPVETFADGDWRADYLQADGSEFRVFCQGVEQGVVRWDLLGEHNVNNALAAIAAARHAGVPAEHAIAGLAEFQGVKRRMQVRGTVRGVTVYDDFAHHPTAITTTLAGLRAKVGNARIIALLEPRSNTMRMGTHGAAVAAALQVADYAFIYQLPEWNDIDALAASVAQLAQAGDHVLVMSNGGFGGIHDKLLTLLAS, translated from the coding sequence ATGAAAATTCACATTTTGGGCATTTGCGGGACATTTATGGGCGGCATCGCGCTGTTGGCACGCGCACAAGGGCATGAGGTGACGGGGGCTGATACCAATGTTTACCCGCCGATGAGCACGATGCTGGCAGAGCAGGGCGTTGATATTCTGCAAGGTTATCAAGCGCAGGATTTCCCCGCCGATGCCGATGCCATTGTGGTGGGTAATGTGATGCGGCGCGGTTTGGAGGTGGTGGAGCATCTGCTGGATCACAATCTGCCGTACACGTCTGGCCCGCAATGGTTGGGTGAAAATATCCTGCGGGAACGTTGGGTGTTGGCGGTGGCGGGGACGCACGGCAAAACCACCACGGCGAGTATGCTGGCATGGATTCTGGAATACGCGGGCTTGAAACCGGGGTTTCTCATCGGTGGTGTGCCGCAAAATTTCGGCGTGTCGGCTCGCTTGGGGGATTCGCCATTTTTTGTGGTGGAAGCTGATGAATACGACACGGCGTTTTTCGACAAGCGTTCTAAGTTTGTGCATTACCACCCGCGTACCGTGATTCTGAATAATCTGGAATACGATCACGCCGATATTTTTCCCGATGTGCAGGCGATTAAAACCCAATTTCACCATTTAATGCGTACCGTGCCGGGCAGTGGTTTGGCGGTGGTGAATGCGCAGGATGCGAATCTGAGCGACACGCTGGCGATGGGGTGCTGGACGCCGGTGGAAACGTTTGCGGATGGCGATTGGCGGGCGGACTATTTGCAAGCCGATGGCAGCGAATTCCGCGTGTTTTGCCAAGGGGTGGAACAAGGCGTGGTGCGTTGGGATTTGTTGGGCGAACACAATGTGAATAATGCGTTGGCGGCGATTGCGGCGGCGCGTCATGCGGGCGTTCCAGCGGAACATGCGATTGCGGGTTTGGCGGAATTCCAAGGGGTGAAACGGCGGATGCAAGTGCGCGGTACGGTGCGTGGCGTGACGGTTTATGACGATTTCGCGCACCATCCGACGGCGATTACCACGACGTTGGCAGGTTTGCGGGCGAAAGTGGGCAATGCACGGATTATTGCGTTGCTGGAACCGCGTTCCAACACCATGCGCATGGGGACGCACGGGGCGGCGGTAGCTGCCGCTTTGCAAGTGGCGGATTATGCGTTTATTTATCAGTTGCCGGAATGGAATGATATTGATGCTTTGGCAGCAAGCGTGGCGCAATTGGCACAAGCGGGAGACCATGTTCTGGTTATGAGTAATGGCGGTTTCGGTGGGATTCATGACAAGCTATTAACCTTGTTGGCAAGTTAA
- a CDS encoding metal-dependent hydrolase, with amino-acid sequence MADNGTHHLAAIATGIGAAATSSIIAPHLGWEVIGIIALSGYVGGLLADIDDAESNNFKTVQRLSWLAAIIVPLIQFVYRPTDMLLAIPIALFMVSRFWEVLSQIMKRGGHTHSAIAAVCLSLGVAWVAYLTVGTAAALPAFLASSTSYLLHLLLDDLDNARFVETQTGIRSALTPIGRGHAVEFYSILAIGFVSFFALWGF; translated from the coding sequence ATGGCTGATAACGGCACACACCATTTAGCAGCAATAGCAACCGGCATAGGTGCCGCCGCAACGTCTTCCATCATTGCACCACACCTAGGCTGGGAAGTTATCGGCATTATCGCACTCAGTGGTTACGTCGGTGGTTTGTTGGCAGATATTGACGACGCTGAATCCAACAATTTCAAAACAGTGCAACGCTTGAGTTGGTTAGCCGCAATCATCGTGCCGCTGATTCAATTTGTTTACCGTCCGACTGACATGCTGTTAGCAATACCCATCGCGCTATTCATGGTGTCACGGTTTTGGGAAGTGTTGAGCCAAATAATGAAACGTGGTGGGCACACGCATTCTGCCATTGCAGCCGTGTGCCTCTCCTTAGGCGTGGCTTGGGTTGCTTACCTGACGGTCGGAACCGCTGCGGCACTGCCAGCTTTTCTAGCCTCTAGCACCAGTTACTTGCTGCATTTATTGTTGGATGATCTCGACAATGCGCGCTTTGTGGAAACCCAAACAGGAATACGTTCAGCGCTAACGCCTATCGGTCGGGGTCATGCGGTTGAATTTTACAGTATCTTGGCGATTGGGTTTGTTAGCTTTTTCGCACTGTGGGGATTTTAG
- a CDS encoding MFS transporter, protein MKNLSPGVKPPYGRLSAFYFAYFAALGVFVPYWTVYLKNIAGFSPAQIGELMAVFMATKIVAPFIWGWLADHTGERLRIIRVASFLSVVCFTGVYWQHSFGWMAVVMASFGFFWNASLPQFEALTLNHLGSDIQRYSRIRLWGSVGFIVMVASLPSVLAGHNVALVVDALLLLFVGIWLATWLVQDKPHAAHTLPVSRLREVLRHPAVWVLLLACALQQASHGAYYTFFSIYLEDHGYSRQFTGWMWALGVLAEVGLFVVMHRLIGQFGASRLFVLALLLTALRWVVLGTWADNVAVLMVSQLFHAATYGLFHAAAIHLVHHQFPGKLQGRGQALYSGLSYGLGGAMGSLFSGYAWEYWGAAPTFYAAAGIAALSWLLALIYVREEAHVTH, encoded by the coding sequence ATGAAGAACCTCTCCCCCGGAGTAAAGCCGCCTTATGGGCGGCTTTCGGCTTTCTACTTCGCCTATTTTGCGGCACTCGGTGTGTTTGTGCCGTATTGGACGGTGTATCTGAAAAACATCGCCGGATTTTCACCGGCGCAAATCGGTGAATTAATGGCGGTGTTTATGGCAACCAAGATTGTTGCACCGTTCATTTGGGGCTGGTTGGCGGATCATACGGGGGAGCGCTTGCGAATTATTCGTGTGGCGAGTTTCCTGTCAGTCGTGTGTTTCACGGGGGTGTATTGGCAGCACAGTTTTGGTTGGATGGCAGTGGTCATGGCGAGTTTTGGGTTTTTCTGGAATGCGTCATTGCCGCAATTCGAGGCGTTGACCCTGAACCATTTGGGCAGTGATATTCAGCGTTACAGCCGGATTCGTTTGTGGGGGTCGGTGGGTTTCATTGTGATGGTGGCAAGTTTGCCGTCCGTGTTGGCGGGGCATAATGTGGCGTTGGTGGTGGATGCGTTATTGCTGTTGTTCGTGGGCATTTGGTTGGCGACTTGGTTGGTGCAGGATAAGCCACACGCGGCGCATACCTTGCCAGTCAGTCGGTTGCGGGAAGTGTTGCGGCATCCGGCGGTGTGGGTATTGTTGCTGGCGTGTGCCTTGCAACAGGCGAGTCATGGGGCTTATTACACGTTTTTTAGCATTTATTTGGAAGATCACGGCTATTCGCGCCAGTTTACCGGCTGGATGTGGGCATTGGGGGTGCTTGCCGAAGTTGGCTTGTTTGTGGTGATGCATCGGCTGATTGGGCAGTTTGGGGCAAGCCGGTTGTTTGTGCTGGCGTTGCTGCTGACGGCGTTACGTTGGGTGGTGTTGGGAACTTGGGCGGATAATGTGGCGGTGTTGATGGTGTCGCAGTTGTTTCATGCGGCAACTTATGGCTTGTTTCATGCGGCGGCTATCCACTTGGTGCATCATCAATTTCCGGGGAAATTACAGGGCAGGGGGCAAGCCTTGTATTCTGGGCTAAGTTATGGATTAGGGGGCGCAATGGGCAGTTTGTTCAGTGGTTATGCGTGGGAATATTGGGGCGCAGCACCTACGTTTTACGCCGCAGCAGGCATTGCGGCACTCAGTTGGTTATTGGCATTGATTTATGTGCGGGAGGAAGCCCATGTCACTCACTGA
- a CDS encoding AAA family ATPase: MTQHLKPLKLPIGIQDFADIREDGYRYVDKTVTIFDLLTRFC; the protein is encoded by the coding sequence ATGACCCAGCACCTAAAACCCCTTAAATTGCCGATTGGCATTCAGGACTTCGCCGACATCCGTGAGGATGGCTATCGGTATGTGGATAAAACAGTGACGATTTTTGATCTGCTGACTAGGTTCTGTTGA
- a CDS encoding biotin--[acetyl-CoA-carboxylase] ligase, with protein MSLTEPFEPFEQFEPLDPFESLRASEIRRRLSTGVLWSMDEIYVFSELESTNAWALQQGVCGDVCVADQQTAGRGRRGREWQSPAGMNVYLSVRWCFKPVPEHLPLLSLVTGLAVADALEDCAIHGHGLKWPNDVYYDGKKLGGILLEAVGSLEEVVIGIGLNVNMLPASGAAIDQPWTSLQQIRGEPVERHALIVAILQRLIPRLKAFPRLDMAQFQHDWQQRDLLQGREVLAQSGTETLRGLASGVDNRGQLRITLHDGLIKNLSSADVSVRLGM; from the coding sequence ATGTCACTCACTGAACCGTTTGAACCGTTTGAGCAGTTTGAACCTCTTGATCCCTTTGAATCGTTACGTGCCAGTGAAATTCGCCGTCGGCTCAGCACCGGAGTGTTGTGGTCAATGGATGAGATTTACGTATTCTCTGAATTGGAATCCACCAATGCTTGGGCATTGCAGCAGGGTGTTTGTGGGGATGTGTGTGTGGCTGATCAGCAAACCGCCGGGCGTGGTCGCCGTGGGCGCGAATGGCAATCCCCCGCTGGGATGAATGTGTATCTATCGGTGCGCTGGTGTTTTAAACCCGTGCCAGAACATTTGCCGCTGTTGAGTCTGGTCACGGGGTTGGCGGTCGCCGATGCGCTCGAAGATTGTGCAATTCACGGACACGGCCTGAAATGGCCGAACGATGTGTACTATGATGGCAAAAAGTTGGGTGGTATTTTGCTGGAAGCGGTTGGTTCGCTGGAAGAGGTGGTGATCGGCATTGGCTTGAATGTGAATATGTTGCCAGCATCCGGTGCGGCTATCGACCAGCCTTGGACAAGCTTGCAGCAGATTCGTGGTGAGCCGGTGGAGCGCCATGCCTTGATTGTGGCTATCTTGCAGCGCTTGATTCCGCGCTTGAAAGCCTTTCCCCGCTTGGATATGGCGCAATTTCAGCACGATTGGCAGCAACGTGATTTATTGCAAGGGCGCGAGGTGTTGGCGCAGAGCGGCACGGAAACCCTGCGAGGGCTTGCGTCCGGTGTCGATAATCGCGGACAATTGCGTATCACTTTACATGATGGATTAATAAAAAATCTATCATCGGCGGATGTCTCGGTGCGATTGGGAATGTAA
- a CDS encoding UbiX family flavin prenyltransferase — protein MTGASGAQYGLRLLEFLLQHGHRVYLLLSRPAQVVVNMETGHRLPGRASEIQIYFSELYGAAPGQLQVFEREQWAAPIASGSGVADATVVCPCTTGTLSAIACGSSRNLIERAADVCLKERKKLILVVRETPFSEIHLENMLKLARMGVIIMPANPGFYQRPTSVQELVDFMVARVLDHLGISHALLPRWGDAPVE, from the coding sequence ATGACAGGCGCATCGGGTGCGCAATACGGCTTGCGGTTGCTGGAATTTTTGCTGCAACACGGGCATCGGGTGTATTTGCTGTTGTCACGCCCTGCGCAGGTGGTGGTGAACATGGAAACCGGGCACCGTTTGCCGGGGCGAGCCAGCGAGATTCAAATTTATTTCAGCGAATTGTACGGCGCAGCGCCAGGGCAGTTGCAGGTGTTTGAGCGCGAACAATGGGCTGCGCCGATTGCCAGTGGCAGCGGGGTAGCGGATGCCACGGTGGTTTGCCCGTGTACCACGGGTACATTGTCAGCAATTGCGTGTGGCAGCAGCCGCAATTTGATTGAACGTGCGGCGGATGTGTGTTTGAAAGAGCGCAAAAAGCTGATTTTAGTGGTGCGCGAGACCCCATTTTCTGAGATTCATCTGGAAAACATGCTGAAACTGGCGCGGATGGGGGTTATTATCATGCCCGCCAATCCGGGCTTTTATCAACGCCCGACATCCGTGCAGGAATTGGTTGATTTCATGGTGGCGCGGGTACTGGATCATTTGGGTATTTCCCATGCGTTGTTACCCCGTTGGGGCGATGCGCCGGTGGAGTAG
- the corA gene encoding magnesium/cobalt transporter CorA: protein METFGKRYHPPGTPPGTLTRHSTSDTTHIRLFEYGAESFSETPSPTPQQCQDVQQNTLVDWLDVTGVNDPTAIRELGETFGLHPLALEDILNSGQRPKIDFHEQHAFLILNLPHLINDDIVLEQVSLFVGNGHLLSFCSGDGAAFEPVRQRLRQGFGRIRTRSVEYLLYTLVDVVIDSAFPLLEDIGEQIEALEDRVLENPDKAILNSLHQLKRDLLLLRRALWPQREVLSRLIQHDAELVNATLRPYFSDCYDHAVQIIDLIETYREMLSGMLDIYLSSLSNRMNDIMRVLTVVGTIFIPLTFIVGVYGMNFRVMPELQWEYGYFVIWAVMLALAIGMLAAFKWRNWL, encoded by the coding sequence ATGGAAACCTTCGGCAAACGCTATCACCCACCCGGCACACCGCCCGGTACGCTGACCCGGCACAGCACCAGCGACACCACCCACATCCGCCTGTTTGAATACGGCGCTGAAAGTTTCAGCGAAACCCCTTCCCCCACACCGCAGCAATGCCAAGACGTACAACAAAACACCCTAGTCGATTGGCTGGATGTCACCGGCGTGAACGATCCCACGGCTATCCGCGAACTAGGGGAAACCTTTGGGCTACACCCCTTGGCGTTGGAAGATATTCTCAATAGCGGGCAACGCCCCAAAATCGACTTCCACGAACAACACGCTTTTCTGATCCTCAACCTGCCCCACCTGATTAATGATGACATTGTATTGGAACAAGTCAGCCTATTCGTTGGCAATGGGCATTTACTGAGTTTTTGCAGCGGCGACGGAGCGGCTTTTGAACCAGTACGCCAACGCCTGCGGCAAGGTTTTGGGCGCATTCGTACCCGTAGCGTAGAATATTTGTTATACACACTGGTAGACGTGGTGATCGACTCCGCGTTTCCACTGTTAGAAGACATCGGGGAACAAATTGAAGCACTCGAAGACCGGGTATTGGAAAACCCAGATAAAGCCATACTCAACAGCCTGCACCAACTCAAGCGTGACCTATTGCTATTACGCCGCGCCTTATGGCCGCAACGCGAAGTCCTTAGCCGCTTGATTCAACACGATGCAGAATTAGTGAATGCCACCCTGCGCCCGTATTTCAGCGACTGTTACGACCACGCGGTACAAATCATCGACCTGATCGAAACCTACCGCGAAATGCTCAGTGGCATGTTGGATATTTACCTGTCCAGCCTAAGTAACCGGATGAATGACATTATGCGCGTACTCACCGTGGTCGGGACTATTTTCATCCCACTAACCTTCATCGTCGGCGTTTACGGCATGAATTTTCGGGTGATGCCAGAGTTACAGTGGGAGTATGGCTACTTCGTCATCTGGGCAGTTATGCTGGCACTCGCTATCGGAATGCTCGCGGCATTCAAATGGCGCAACTGGCTGTAA